One Longibacter salinarum genomic window carries:
- a CDS encoding helix-turn-helix transcriptional regulator: MPNAPLVSTLPWTLDRSDRRASHNDPPDTLVENRTSYGGEDMQFSVYDTVQQAQRVALRSANPLYCGMITGKKVIHLTDPDREPFEFLPGESLVVPPLETIYIDFPEADREPTRCITLEIDSDKVDDMVARLNEEMPRSPESGPWEVDRLNHCHLRNDAGIERVLQSLVQLFTEDVPHRDMLIDLNATELVVRLLQTESRHLLMGPVDRQLPENGLAAAIQYARKHLDQPLTVSELAEKACMSESSFYRYFRNELGMTPLQFLTKERMKRACELLLSGSRSVGEVSHDIGFSSVSYFINTFKEHVGTTPKQFQLSNR, translated from the coding sequence ATGCCGAACGCTCCTCTCGTCTCAACCCTTCCCTGGACGCTCGACCGATCGGACCGTCGCGCGTCCCACAACGATCCTCCGGATACGCTCGTCGAAAATCGAACATCGTACGGCGGGGAGGACATGCAATTCTCCGTGTACGATACGGTCCAGCAGGCTCAACGCGTTGCCCTTCGATCCGCCAACCCGCTTTACTGCGGGATGATTACGGGCAAAAAGGTGATTCATCTCACGGACCCCGATCGTGAACCCTTTGAGTTTCTTCCGGGAGAATCACTGGTCGTCCCACCTCTCGAAACGATTTATATCGACTTCCCGGAAGCCGACCGCGAGCCGACCCGGTGCATCACGCTGGAGATCGACAGTGATAAAGTGGATGACATGGTCGCTCGCCTGAATGAAGAGATGCCGCGGTCCCCCGAGTCGGGACCGTGGGAGGTCGACCGGCTGAACCATTGCCACCTGAGGAATGACGCCGGTATCGAGCGGGTCCTGCAGTCGCTCGTCCAGCTTTTTACCGAAGACGTACCCCACCGCGACATGCTCATCGACCTGAACGCGACGGAGCTCGTCGTTCGCCTGCTACAGACGGAGTCGCGTCATCTGCTGATGGGACCGGTTGATCGACAGCTCCCGGAAAATGGGCTGGCGGCCGCCATTCAGTACGCGCGCAAGCATCTCGACCAGCCGCTAACGGTGAGCGAACTCGCCGAAAAAGCGTGCATGAGTGAATCGAGCTTCTATCGCTACTTCCGAAACGAGCTCGGAATGACGCCGCTCCAGTTCCTAACAAAGGAACGCATGAAGCGCGCCTGTGAACTCCTTCTCAGCGGGTCTCGGTCCGTCGGTGAGGTCAGTCACGACATCGGCTTCTCGAGTGTCAGCTACTTCATCAACACCTTCAAGGAGCACGTCGGGACCACGCCCAAGCAGTTTCAACTGTCGAATCGGTAG